The Candidatus Nitrosocosmicus franklandus genome contains a region encoding:
- a CDS encoding MarC family protein, with the protein MIFAALGTQILSVFGITISSFMIEGGILLFVVSIELLTFGGLRFGGTVSDDSGVFH; encoded by the coding sequence ATGATCTTTGCAGCTTTAGGAACACAAATTCTTTCAGTCTTTGGAATTACCATTTCTAGCTTTATGATAGAGGGTGGGATATTGCTTTTTGTAGTCTCAATAGAATTATTAACATTTGGTGGTTTGAGATTTGGAGGAACTGTTTCTGATGACTCGGGTGTGTTCCATTAG
- a CDS encoding MarC family protein, translating to MAGPGAITAVILSYQTVGLIVTMLSIAIVIGITYTVFYSTRTIYRILGRRGSLIVSRIFAALIAAIAVQYIVDGLKTI from the coding sequence TTGGCAGGTCCGGGTGCTATCACCGCAGTAATACTTTCATACCAAACTGTGGGATTGATCGTCACGATGTTATCAATTGCGATTGTGATAGGAATTACCTATACGGTGTTCTATTCAACTAGGACCATCTACAGAATACTTGGAAGACGGGGTTCTCTAATTGTTAGTAGAATATTTGCGGCTCTGATTGCAGCTATTGCTGTACAATATATAGTAGACGGTTTAAAAACAATTTAA